One genomic segment of Choristoneura fumiferana chromosome Z, NRCan_CFum_1, whole genome shotgun sequence includes these proteins:
- the LOC141439617 gene encoding biogenesis of lysosome-related organelles complex 1 subunit 6-like encodes MEGVNQTDDAKTIQLLSKGIMELYEPPLATINTHLKELTERQEAVHSMLVSERRKLEDLQNDAMVDALLADIATNKEKLVSISNSMMGLHKRVQLLQGRAANVEKAAKNRVSTQICTFVGKMILTYICYLPFIEINNICTLLS; translated from the exons ATGGAGGG AGTTAATCAAACCGATGATGCGAAGACCATTCAGCTCTTGTCTAAAGGTATAATGGAACTGTATGAACCACCTTTGGCAACTATAAACACTCATTTAAAGGAACTAAC GGAGAGACAAGAAGCTGTACATAGTATGCTGGTGTCGGAGAGGAGGAAGCTCGAAGATCTGCAGAACGATGCCATGGTGGATGCACTG CTGGCTGATATAGCAACGAATAAGGAAAAGTTGGTGTCTATATCTAATTCCATGATGGGACTCCACAAGAGAGTGCAGCTGCTGCag ggTAGAGCTGCCAATGTAGAGAAAGCTGCAAAGAACAGAGTCTCGACACAGA tttgtactttcgttggcaagatgattcttacctatatttgttacctaccttttattgaaataaataatatatgtacgttattatcatga